A genomic segment from Tuwongella immobilis encodes:
- a CDS encoding alkaline phosphatase D family protein, translating into MSRLTRREFAALGGSALLGGLAPGVLRAAGSRPEMPGGVASGDVLPDRAIIWSVTDRPSRMWVQWAKTDRFHDAVTVRGPVALESSGFTAKLDLGGLPIGDTIAYRVWFEDLTDSKSKSEPVVGRLRTASIQPRAVKIVWGGDVAGQGWGICDADGGMSIFSAMRACEPDFFIHSGDTIYADNPIVAQPTDADGKPILLPNGQPWRNRTTPEKAKVAETIAEFRGNYAYNLLDSHVRAFNAAVPQLVQWDDHETVNNWFPERMLEDPRYTVKHCSLLAARAAQAFREYQPIRPQLFAPERIYRHFDFGALLRVVLLDMRSDRGPNTANRQSTSSAETALLGREQIDWIKRTLKLSRATWNVIASDMPIGLMIGDQYQGKTVYEAVSNGDGPALGRELEIAELLQFIHEQNIRNVVWVTADVHYAAAHHYHPDRAQFRKFSPFWEFVAGPLHSGTFGPAALDNTFGPEVRFHSLPPGTKPNRPPSEGLQFFGSVEIDPASKQLTVRLHNRTGKVLHTQELLPS; encoded by the coding sequence ATGAGCCGATTGACACGACGAGAATTTGCCGCGTTGGGTGGCTCGGCACTATTGGGCGGGTTGGCACCGGGAGTGCTGCGAGCCGCCGGGAGTCGCCCGGAGATGCCCGGCGGAGTCGCCTCTGGAGATGTGCTGCCGGACCGCGCCATCATCTGGAGCGTCACCGATCGCCCGTCCCGCATGTGGGTGCAATGGGCGAAGACCGACCGATTCCACGATGCGGTCACCGTTCGCGGCCCGGTGGCATTGGAGTCGAGCGGCTTCACCGCGAAACTCGATTTGGGCGGATTACCCATCGGCGACACGATCGCCTATCGTGTTTGGTTTGAAGACCTTACGGATTCCAAGTCGAAATCGGAGCCGGTGGTTGGCCGCCTTCGCACGGCGTCGATTCAGCCGCGAGCGGTGAAAATTGTCTGGGGTGGAGATGTGGCTGGTCAGGGGTGGGGGATTTGCGACGCGGATGGCGGCATGTCGATTTTTTCGGCGATGCGGGCCTGCGAGCCGGATTTCTTCATCCATTCCGGCGACACGATTTATGCCGACAATCCAATCGTCGCCCAACCGACTGATGCTGATGGCAAGCCGATTCTGCTCCCCAACGGGCAACCCTGGCGGAATCGCACCACGCCCGAAAAAGCGAAAGTCGCCGAGACGATCGCCGAGTTCCGCGGCAACTATGCCTACAATCTGCTAGATTCGCACGTTCGTGCATTCAACGCAGCGGTTCCCCAATTGGTGCAATGGGACGACCACGAGACGGTCAACAATTGGTTCCCGGAACGAATGCTGGAAGATCCCCGCTACACGGTGAAGCACTGCTCGCTGCTGGCAGCGCGGGCTGCCCAGGCCTTTCGGGAATATCAGCCGATTCGGCCGCAACTCTTTGCCCCAGAACGGATTTACCGCCATTTCGATTTCGGCGCCCTCCTGCGGGTGGTGCTGTTGGACATGCGATCGGATCGTGGGCCGAACACCGCCAATCGGCAATCGACCAGCAGCGCCGAGACGGCTCTGCTGGGACGCGAGCAAATCGATTGGATCAAGCGCACGCTGAAGCTATCGCGGGCGACCTGGAATGTCATCGCCAGTGATATGCCGATTGGTCTAATGATCGGCGATCAATACCAGGGCAAGACGGTCTACGAAGCGGTGAGCAACGGCGATGGTCCAGCGTTGGGCCGCGAGTTGGAAATTGCCGAACTGCTGCAATTCATTCACGAGCAGAACATTCGCAACGTCGTCTGGGTGACGGCAGATGTGCATTATGCTGCCGCGCATCATTATCACCCGGATCGGGCGCAATTCCGGAAATTCTCACCCTTTTGGGAATTCGTCGCTGGCCCATTGCACTCGGGCACCTTCGGCCCGGCAGCGCTGGACAACACCTTTGGCCCCGAGGTGCGCTTCCACAGTCTGCCCCCCGGAACGAAACCGAACCGCCCACCCAGCGAGGGGTTGCAATTTTTCGGCAGCGTGGAAATCGATCCCGCATCGAAGCAACTGACCGTGCGATTGCACAACCGCACGGGGAAGGTGCTCCACACGCAAGAACTCTTGCCAAGTTGA
- a CDS encoding zinc-ribbon domain containing protein codes for MNAKPSEMLLCPCCGERRAVADTRLLQAEAEWLATGAIDTRRPPGWSVEEARAGQCQWACIRCFETGQALEGRPALQMWCDSSPYFAFLDTEHQCIDCGQRFVFAAAEQRFWYETLQFWVQSRPKRCIPCRRARRARRRIARQEQVRRQQQNQTVPSTAVPDTSIASRDEQFEREN; via the coding sequence ATGAATGCCAAACCGTCCGAGATGCTGCTTTGCCCGTGCTGCGGTGAGCGACGTGCTGTCGCCGATACCCGGTTGCTCCAGGCCGAGGCTGAGTGGCTGGCGACGGGTGCGATCGATACTCGCCGCCCGCCCGGCTGGTCCGTGGAGGAGGCGCGGGCTGGTCAATGCCAGTGGGCATGTATCCGGTGCTTCGAAACTGGGCAGGCGCTGGAAGGTCGGCCAGCACTCCAAATGTGGTGCGACTCCAGTCCATACTTCGCGTTTCTTGATACGGAACACCAGTGCATAGATTGCGGACAGCGGTTCGTGTTCGCCGCAGCCGAGCAGCGGTTCTGGTACGAGACGCTCCAGTTCTGGGTCCAATCGCGCCCCAAACGGTGCATTCCCTGCCGCCGAGCGCGGCGAGCGCGGAGGCGAATTGCCCGCCAGGAGCAAGTCCGCCGACAGCAGCAAAATCAAACTGTACCAAGCACGGCAGTCCCCGACACATCGATTGCGTCGAGGGATGAGCAATTCGAGCGGGAAAATTGA
- a CDS encoding phosphopantetheine-binding protein has translation MTISSRTPEGIPNRCPVCGHDFRIEPARPFGDATCPACGSLLWFIANGEQLRYVDPEAAGLVESVAARLGIRPDMVRAGRLDEWGFDSLDLAEWIMELEERR, from the coding sequence ATGACGATCTCGTCGCGGACACCCGAGGGCATTCCGAATCGCTGTCCAGTCTGCGGTCACGACTTTCGCATCGAACCGGCGCGCCCCTTCGGAGATGCCACCTGCCCCGCGTGTGGTTCGCTGTTGTGGTTCATCGCCAACGGTGAACAATTGCGGTACGTTGATCCAGAGGCTGCCGGACTGGTGGAATCGGTCGCCGCCAGACTGGGCATCCGCCCCGACATGGTGCGGGCTGGCCGGTTGGACGAATGGGGGTTCGATTCCCTCGACCTGGCCGAATGGATCATGGAGTTGGAAGAACGCAGGTAG
- a CDS encoding Imm7 family immunity protein, translating into MRLVARPRNAADVEQAVWRQEVFEVFEFHGWATIRVPDPDIDPTRRWELEAIAVARLREAIARADDQFSLFDVRQTGNELIVLYTHGLRNHRFHPVIELFQWVATELPDSYGLLYLRDDEAEGHENEFRVWRLARGVFEERSDPFLSPCTPTVEPPSPFACDVLFALLSLLDNLRTNHSEAALKELADFVTPEQIAFLRLLANHATEAQAESDTPPDNAV; encoded by the coding sequence ATGCGACTCGTCGCTCGCCCGCGCAACGCCGCCGATGTTGAGCAAGCCGTTTGGCGACAGGAGGTCTTTGAAGTGTTCGAGTTTCATGGCTGGGCGACGATCCGAGTCCCCGACCCGGACATCGACCCCACACGCCGCTGGGAGTTGGAGGCGATCGCCGTCGCCCGGCTCCGCGAGGCGATCGCGCGGGCCGACGATCAATTCTCCCTGTTCGATGTGCGGCAGACCGGCAACGAGCTGATCGTCTTGTACACCCATGGCCTCCGCAACCACCGCTTTCATCCGGTCATCGAACTGTTCCAATGGGTGGCGACTGAGTTGCCCGATTCCTACGGACTCCTGTATCTCCGCGATGATGAGGCCGAGGGGCACGAGAACGAGTTTCGAGTGTGGCGGTTGGCGCGAGGCGTGTTCGAGGAGCGGTCCGATCCATTCCTGTCGCCCTGCACACCGACTGTGGAGCCACCATCACCCTTCGCCTGCGACGTGCTATTTGCCTTGTTGTCGCTGCTCGACAACCTTCGAACCAACCACTCAGAGGCCGCGTTGAAAGAGCTTGCCGACTTCGTGACCCCAGAACAGATCGCATTCCTGCGACTGCTGGCAAATCACGCCACAGAAGCCCAAGCCGAATCAGACACACCACCCGACAACGCCGTATGA
- a CDS encoding pyridoxal-phosphate-dependent aminotransferase family protein: MTVVGQLNPSPRLLLGPGPSDAHPRVLSAMSTPLLGHLDPQFITIMNETQELLRQAYLTKNPLTFPVSATGMAGMEACLVNLIEPGDKVVVCYAGYFSSRMIDVAGRTGAEVTVLERPWGTVFDLQQIRETLQRVRPKVLGIVHAETSTGTLQPMEELGNLCHEFDCLLLVDAVTSLGCTELKVDEWGIDAIYSCSQKGLSCPPGLSPVSFSDRATQVIKARKSKVQSWYLDLTSVMQYWGGERTYHHTAPITMVYAIREGLRLVLEEGLEARWKRHWNNHKALKAGLTAMGLPYTAQEGHQLPQLNAVRIPEGVDDLTVRKQMLAQFGIEIGGGLGDFKGKVWRIGMMGHNSWPKNVLLVLSALEHCLRTAGVLVAPGCGVAAAEAVYAQLA; encoded by the coding sequence ATGACTGTTGTCGGTCAGCTCAATCCATCGCCGCGTTTGCTGTTAGGCCCGGGACCGAGCGATGCTCACCCACGCGTGCTGAGCGCGATGTCTACCCCACTGTTGGGTCACTTGGATCCGCAGTTCATCACCATCATGAACGAGACGCAGGAACTGCTGCGTCAGGCCTATCTGACCAAGAATCCGTTGACCTTCCCGGTCAGCGCGACGGGCATGGCCGGGATGGAAGCCTGTTTGGTCAACCTGATTGAGCCAGGCGACAAAGTCGTCGTTTGCTACGCGGGCTATTTTAGCTCGCGGATGATCGACGTGGCGGGCCGCACCGGCGCGGAAGTCACCGTGCTGGAACGCCCATGGGGCACCGTGTTTGATCTGCAACAGATCCGCGAAACGCTCCAGCGCGTCCGTCCGAAGGTGTTGGGCATTGTCCACGCCGAGACGTCGACCGGCACCCTGCAACCGATGGAAGAACTGGGCAACCTGTGCCACGAATTCGACTGCTTGCTGCTGGTCGATGCCGTGACCTCGCTGGGTTGCACGGAACTGAAAGTGGATGAGTGGGGCATCGACGCGATTTACTCCTGCTCGCAAAAGGGTCTGTCCTGCCCGCCGGGATTGTCCCCGGTTAGTTTCAGCGACCGCGCCACCCAAGTCATCAAGGCCCGCAAATCCAAGGTGCAGTCCTGGTATTTGGACCTCACCAGCGTGATGCAATACTGGGGCGGCGAGCGCACCTACCACCACACCGCCCCGATCACGATGGTTTACGCCATCCGCGAAGGGCTGCGATTGGTGCTGGAAGAGGGACTCGAAGCCCGCTGGAAACGACACTGGAACAACCACAAGGCACTCAAGGCCGGTCTGACCGCCATGGGTCTGCCCTACACCGCGCAAGAAGGCCACCAGTTGCCGCAACTCAACGCCGTCCGCATTCCGGAAGGCGTGGACGATCTGACCGTCCGCAAGCAAATGCTGGCCCAATTCGGCATCGAAATCGGCGGCGGTCTGGGCGACTTCAAGGGCAAAGTTTGGCGCATCGGCATGATGGGCCACAATAGCTGGCCGAAGAACGTCCTGCTGGTGTTGTCGGCACTGGAACACTGCCTGCGAACCGCTGGCGTTTTGGTGGCTCCGGGGTGCGGTGTCGCCGCCGCCGAAGCCGTCTACGCACAATTGGCGTAA
- a CDS encoding SUMF1/EgtB/PvdO family nonheme iron enzyme, which yields MMIEGGQMADKMRLSRSEIECRICDVTSVELGIRRDQILPTHSLVEDLGCDSLDLVELVMTLEETFGVTLPNDGPDPVSKTIFTRQPFRLSDLAELIYIQQGTGTPERTRWRKPIINPRAASSQPFTQLDGRWQTDPRHHLSLFEPLTGVTSGRQYRRRSDGMRCVLIPKAAVEIGCDEPDALLDERPKHIVELDSFLIDAEPVSTTAYCRFLNSLDEIPREALGDWFVLPADDDRNLHQLVECAGDDWRPVPGTDRWPMILVSWYGANAYSLWANGRDWRTYRDDSDLVDGSFLPSEAQWEYAARGVRYQPFPWGDSPPSLVQMRYGQHRRSAQYRADTLPMADVNEPLGRSPFGLHHMAGNVWQWCRDWYDPGFYQRAEAGKANPLNRTPTGTRSERGGSWVGPAELCRSSYRRGRPVAARGRCLGFRCISSVKDVQ from the coding sequence ATGATGATCGAGGGCGGGCAGATGGCAGACAAGATGCGATTGTCTCGGAGTGAAATCGAATGCCGCATCTGTGATGTGACATCCGTGGAGTTGGGAATCCGCCGGGATCAGATTCTGCCGACTCATTCGCTGGTCGAAGATCTGGGGTGCGACAGCCTTGACCTCGTGGAACTGGTGATGACCCTCGAGGAAACGTTCGGTGTCACATTGCCGAATGATGGACCGGACCCGGTGTCCAAGACCATCTTCACCCGCCAGCCGTTTCGTCTCTCGGACTTGGCCGAGTTGATCTACATCCAACAAGGCACTGGAACGCCTGAACGAACGCGATGGCGGAAGCCGATCATCAATCCCCGCGCGGCATCGTCCCAACCCTTCACGCAACTCGATGGCCGTTGGCAAACGGATCCACGACATCATCTGTCACTTTTTGAACCCTTAACGGGGGTGACTTCGGGGCGGCAGTACCGCCGACGCTCGGATGGAATGCGATGTGTTCTCATCCCCAAAGCAGCTGTTGAAATTGGTTGTGATGAACCAGATGCGCTCCTTGATGAGCGTCCGAAGCACATCGTTGAACTCGATTCATTCCTGATCGATGCCGAACCTGTGTCCACCACGGCCTACTGTCGATTTCTCAATTCGCTGGATGAGATCCCTCGTGAAGCACTGGGAGACTGGTTCGTGCTTCCTGCAGACGACGATCGGAACTTGCATCAACTCGTGGAATGCGCTGGAGACGACTGGCGACCGGTGCCGGGGACCGATCGCTGGCCCATGATCCTCGTTTCGTGGTATGGAGCGAACGCTTACTCACTTTGGGCAAATGGAAGGGACTGGCGGACTTATCGAGACGATTCTGATCTCGTGGATGGGAGTTTTCTCCCGAGCGAGGCACAATGGGAATATGCGGCCCGAGGGGTCCGATACCAGCCGTTTCCTTGGGGGGATTCGCCACCATCGCTGGTTCAGATGCGGTACGGTCAACACCGACGATCGGCACAGTATCGTGCGGACACCCTCCCAATGGCCGACGTCAATGAACCGCTGGGCCGATCACCGTTCGGGTTACATCACATGGCCGGGAACGTCTGGCAATGGTGTCGTGATTGGTACGATCCCGGCTTCTACCAGCGAGCCGAAGCGGGTAAGGCCAATCCCCTCAATCGAACCCCGACTGGAACGCGAAGTGAGCGAGGAGGGAGTTGGGTGGGGCCAGCCGAGTTGTGCCGCAGTTCCTATCGCCGAGGGCGACCCGTTGCGGCCCGTGGCCGATGCCTTGGGTTTCGCTGCATCAGTTCCGTGAAGGATGTCCAGTGA
- a CDS encoding TolC family protein: MGGIGRAILGALALAAGLTGCLDARFALKPRPGESMAEAKEHLPQLLREAAPPTPEFRPGDAPMTLADCVQMALKQGQSEDGSIAEWRARWMTSETLVPSDLSNETRQIWFWKRSKRYRLLDSARYAVLLSRLKYEDRILGLIQDVESAYWDVQVATRLVGWWAMLQEQAVRVEQAAEELFRQGQLTRVQRARVAERSARIRQDQLQAQIRLQQDQTKLKSRLGLSPEVELRLEPLPETVPLPELPDLDADVQHIVAHATPVRMFRVESIFNNQARMSRENRMQTMFERYLHEGQLHATAGEVRRQVPQLHAQLRQEIRLLHLHTQERQAVERRVIALQEIARENPPGDFDAQLEAQRDRVLAQESELRAMQACYRTESQLNFLRSIGILRYAPNEAVATAVAGENGRYGCAIDRSAVVPELYRMGCSDAEVDESILPFPQR; the protein is encoded by the coding sequence ATGGGCGGCATCGGTCGAGCGATATTGGGTGCATTGGCGCTGGCGGCGGGGCTGACCGGCTGCTTGGACGCACGGTTTGCCCTCAAGCCGCGACCGGGCGAATCGATGGCGGAAGCCAAGGAGCATCTGCCGCAGTTGCTCCGCGAGGCCGCCCCGCCGACGCCCGAATTCCGTCCCGGCGATGCCCCCATGACGCTGGCCGATTGTGTGCAAATGGCCTTGAAGCAAGGACAATCCGAGGATGGAAGCATTGCCGAATGGCGGGCACGGTGGATGACCAGCGAAACGCTGGTGCCCAGCGATTTGTCCAACGAGACGCGACAGATTTGGTTTTGGAAGCGGAGCAAGCGCTATCGATTGCTCGATTCCGCGCGGTATGCTGTGCTATTGTCTCGATTGAAATACGAAGATCGGATTCTTGGGCTGATTCAGGATGTGGAATCCGCGTATTGGGATGTGCAGGTGGCAACGCGGTTGGTCGGCTGGTGGGCGATGCTCCAGGAACAGGCCGTGCGGGTGGAGCAGGCCGCCGAGGAACTGTTCCGCCAAGGGCAACTGACCCGCGTGCAACGGGCCCGAGTCGCGGAGCGATCCGCCCGCATCCGCCAAGATCAACTGCAAGCCCAAATTCGCTTGCAGCAGGATCAGACCAAGTTGAAATCGCGGTTGGGATTATCTCCCGAAGTCGAGTTACGATTGGAGCCGTTGCCGGAAACCGTTCCGCTGCCGGAACTTCCGGATCTGGATGCCGACGTTCAACACATTGTCGCGCATGCAACGCCGGTACGCATGTTCCGAGTCGAATCGATCTTCAACAACCAAGCGCGGATGAGCCGCGAGAACCGCATGCAAACCATGTTCGAGCGGTATCTGCACGAAGGGCAACTGCACGCGACCGCCGGGGAAGTGCGCCGTCAAGTGCCGCAATTGCATGCCCAACTTCGGCAAGAGATTCGCCTATTGCATTTGCATACGCAAGAACGTCAGGCCGTGGAACGCCGCGTGATTGCCCTGCAAGAGATTGCCCGCGAGAATCCGCCGGGCGATTTCGATGCCCAACTCGAAGCCCAGCGCGATCGTGTCTTGGCGCAAGAATCGGAATTACGGGCGATGCAGGCTTGTTATCGCACCGAATCTCAATTAAACTTTCTCCGATCCATCGGAATCCTGCGGTATGCCCCGAATGAGGCGGTGGCGACTGCTGTGGCCGGTGAAAATGGTCGGTATGGGTGTGCGATTGATCGTTCGGCGGTGGTGCCGGAGTTGTATCGGATGGGCTGTAGCGACGCCGAAGTGGATGAGTCGATTCTGCCATTCCCGCAGCGGTAA
- a CDS encoding TIGR02996 domain-containing protein encodes MEQAEFIRTILAEREDDLPRLVFADWLEEHGQQARAAWIRASCQLARVRANDATFGELIELRWESFRLCRPEWWQDVPGVTQQNDRGIFRFRVESRAAVTKLGKLPWLGEAVADGWLEGISVEKCDESRARLQAKWPDIAQQVPLFVQPVPQISDAGLRFYLELPHLWGLDLPAYATRNPSIRLLDRRTDLRELNLKDVPTDGAVAPLMEQVGRLSGLRRLSVYHFRQATDDDLEPLSGLTKLRQLELYWCSSITDVSLARFCQLPCLRMLKLVGCERVTEAAIAEFRRSLPTLQIEQV; translated from the coding sequence ATGGAGCAGGCAGAATTCATCCGGACAATCCTTGCTGAGCGTGAGGACGACTTACCGAGGTTGGTCTTCGCGGATTGGTTGGAAGAACATGGACAGCAGGCGCGCGCGGCTTGGATTCGGGCCAGTTGCCAATTGGCTCGGGTGCGTGCCAATGACGCGACCTTCGGCGAGTTAATCGAGTTGCGGTGGGAATCCTTCCGTCTGTGTCGTCCGGAGTGGTGGCAGGACGTTCCCGGCGTCACTCAGCAGAATGACCGCGGGATCTTCCGATTCCGGGTCGAGTCGAGGGCCGCGGTCACCAAACTCGGCAAGCTCCCCTGGCTGGGCGAAGCCGTGGCCGACGGATGGCTGGAGGGAATCTCGGTCGAGAAGTGCGATGAGTCGCGCGCCCGTCTGCAAGCCAAGTGGCCCGACATCGCTCAGCAAGTGCCGCTGTTCGTTCAACCGGTCCCACAAATCAGCGATGCGGGACTCCGGTTTTACTTGGAGTTACCGCACCTGTGGGGACTGGACCTACCTGCATATGCAACCAGAAACCCGTCGATACGGCTGCTCGATCGGCGGACCGATCTCCGAGAGTTGAATTTGAAGGACGTGCCAACCGACGGAGCGGTCGCTCCCCTCATGGAGCAGGTGGGGCGATTGTCCGGATTGCGGCGGCTTTCCGTCTATCATTTTCGGCAGGCAACCGATGATGACCTGGAACCCCTCAGCGGGCTCACCAAGTTGCGGCAACTGGAACTGTACTGGTGCAGCTCCATCACGGATGTCAGCTTGGCCCGATTCTGTCAACTGCCATGTCTCCGAATGCTGAAACTCGTGGGATGCGAGCGAGTGACGGAAGCTGCCATCGCCGAATTCCGCCGGTCGTTGCCAACACTGCAAATCGAGCAAGTCTAA